In Lolium rigidum isolate FL_2022 chromosome 3, APGP_CSIRO_Lrig_0.1, whole genome shotgun sequence, the genomic window TTAAGTACCTCCAAGGTTGATGTCACCTCTACAACAAAAAAGGAGGTGCAACAAGTGCAAGTGCTATGGCCAGACATGTGGCGTCGCACGCTATCTAAGAGAATTGAGATGCTTATGGGAAATATTCAAGGTCGCGACACTTTGGAGGTAAAGTGATTTTGAAGAAGGGAATGGCATGAGCCTAATATCCAGTGCATGTGGTTACCAACACCACTCTAGAGCCAAGAGTCACGGGGCCAATAGAGAATTGATGGTACCTGTCCCTGCGAAGCCCAACACCAtctaacacaaaacaaaaatcccAACCCACGAgtggttggtggcatgggtggacAAGGTTGGGTGGATGGGCATGGTCCACCCTaaaattttagtatttttttaatttttagttATTGGGGCAATTTTatcacatatgggtagtgcaaaaaattaaaaaatagggGGTGTGCCCACCTGATAGATTTTTTTTTGCGTCCGCCACTGGTGGTTGGGTGTGGCATGTGCGAGCTGGAGGTAGGGGTGTCTCGGTGTTAAATGGCCATCGTCTCTAGCAGCTGTAGTTGTACATAGACCAGATGAAGAACCAAACATACCCAGTGGGTGGCACAGATGAACAGAACATCGCTCTGTGTGGTCGGTCCTCAAGTTTCCCACCTTTGATGGCGGTTGCCGGCTCTCGGTGTATATCTAGATCAGGACTGTTTTTGAATATTTATCTGTGTTAATGCCATTGATAATTGTGAGATGGAGGTGATATTGCATAGAAGGGTGATCCATACATATAGTATTGACTAACAAATCCAAAAACACAAATGCGGTAAGAAAATCTGTGTGTGGCTTGAAAAAGAAACACAAATTCCGTCACTAGATTGTTTTCCCTTTCAAATGTGGATTTCATATACACCGAAATAGCGCGGAATGGCAACACTCCATTCTACACATCACTACGACAAGTCAAGTTGTCGATGGACAGAAGCATGTCTCCTAGGGGCTGGAGCATGTACGCTTGGCTTGGCCGCTTTGGCAGTGCGACTCACTTCACGGATTCAAGCACATCGATCCACCAGTCCATTGTTAGTGTTAATTTAGTTACAACTTGTAGTATTACTAGTATGTTGTGTATCTGTGCAAACGTGAAGTGTGCACCGTGTGTTAGTTGAAGAGTTAGGCATCAAAggcatgaactcatgtatggtcTGGTTAGCATCGGTAAAGATGAAAGAGAGCTGAAACTTATGAAGGGTTGAGTTGAGTCCCTAGGACTGCATCATTATCGAATCCCTTTTTAACCGGCGTATGGTAATCTGAGGCAAATCCAGAGAGGTAAGTTGTggtttgttgagttcctcttccaCAACCACAAGTGACAAGTGTGTGTCATTGCGTGTGTGGCATCGGGTTAGGTGCACTCCGCAATCATTTCGCCCCGATCAAGCAAGACGAAAACCCTAGCTCACTACCTGCGGAACAACAATATCCTTCCCAACTACGACAGCCGCCATTCCCCCTCCGGCACGAGCGACGCGGCCTCCGTCCCCTCGAGCGAGGTTCAACAATGGTTGGGCGGCGCCCGAAGAATGTGGAGCGGCGGATCAACCCCGCGATCAACCACTTAGTCTCGATGGGCTTCAAGGAGATCGATGCCCGCAACATCGTTCATAGCGATGCATCCAAATGAGATGAATAATATAtactgtaatttttttttttgcagtggGAGCCTTTCCCACTGATTCTCCTAAAAATGGGATGAATAAAAAGATGAGATTTTACATAAAAATTAGGCGCACGAAAGATGTCTTGAATGACACAAGCTTTGGAGGAGGGAGTGTTTAGATGCGTGATGCTTTTTGTTCAACCTTTTATCCATGCATGTGGATGATGCGGCTTCTGGttcttctaaattttgtttatgcaTTTGGATCTTAAATTATGTTGAATTTTAAATCTACAACTTCAAAATTAAGCATTTCAAATATTGTTGGATTATGTGGTATTGATGGCATAATGGAGGTGGGAGCAGAGTTATATGCATAGACAGAAAGATGCAATCATAGGGAATCTGAAAAACCACATGACCATATTATCGAAAACCATTTTTATTCAGAGGATTGATGATTTTTATTTCTTTGTTTGAGCTCCTCTTAAATTACCACATCGCAAAGCGCCTCATCAATCTCCGGTGATCCAGACGTCCAATTGAGTCCGTGCGTGGGCGTGCCTCTCCGCTCCGGCCACCCGGAGATGGTCACCGCCGCCAAGCCCTCTCCCTTGGTCTGCTTCAAGTGGCCCTGGGGCCCCagccctagccctagccctagcGCCACCCCAAGCCCAAGCCCCTGCGGCGACCTCGAGCTCCCCTGGCTCTTCAAGTCCATCCGCACCGTCGCGCAGGGCCTCCTCATCGCCGGCgacctcccctccccctccccctcccctggAACCGCAAGCGCCGGCCATGGGGCGAGGCTGTGGAAGCGTCACCCGGGAcccgcggcggtggaggcggaccGCGGGGACGCGGAGCAGcgggcgctggcggcggcgctggtgAGCGGGAAGGCGGCCACGGTGCTTGAGTTCTACTCGCCGCGGTGCCGCCTCTGCTCATCGCTGCAGGGCCTCGTGCGCGAGCTCGAGGACGGAGACGATGGCTCTGCGAGCTTCGTGCTAGCCGACGCCGAGGATGACCGGTGGCTCCCCGAGGTGAGACCCCTCTCCGCCTATCCGTGCCAATTGCGTTGCTATGCGTAGTCTGTAGATTTATGGTGTTGATTTTTGTGTATTAAAAAGCACATATTGCCTTTGCAAAGCTAGATTAGCATCGTTCCTCTATTTTTTTTATGGAGTTGATGATGCAGTGTCTTGATTTGGAGTAGAAATTTACTAGGTTTTATGAACACTGGTATTTGAAGGAGGAGCTTTGTCCCTTAGATGTAGTTATTTATATCACCCCTGTTTCACGAACCACAAGTGAGCGGTGTATTTGAGATCAAAGCATGTGGCGTTTACACTTTACACTGATCTGCAGACTGCAATGGTAGTATGAGTGGGTATAGGTT contains:
- the LOC124698886 gene encoding uncharacterized protein LOC124698886, whose translation is MVTAAKPSPLVCFKWPWGPSPSPSPSATPSPSPCGDLELPWLFKSIRTVAQGLLIAGDLPSPSPSPGTASAGHGARLWKRHPGPAAVEADRGDAEQRALAAALVSGKAATVLEFYSPRCRLCSSLQGLVRELEDGDDGSASFVLADAEDDRWLPELLHYDVRYVPCFVLLDKNGRALAKTGVPSSRQHVIAGLHHLLNMKQPSGLEGKKSRS